The uncultured Sunxiuqinia sp. genome has a segment encoding these proteins:
- the sufB gene encoding Fe-S cluster assembly protein SufB, with product MEEQDKILHEVTSQEYKFGFVSDFESDSIPKGLSEDVIRLISAKKNEPEFMLNFRLDAYRKWLKMPMPDWAYLKVPPIDFQEIIYYSAPKKKPQYESLDEVDPDLIETFKKLGIPLEEQKVLAGVAVDAVIDSVSVKTTFKETLAEKGVIFCSFSEAVQEHPDLVKKYLGMSVPTSDNFFAALNSAVFSDGSFCYIPKGVRCPMELSTYFRINAAGTGQFERTLIIAEDDSYVSYLEGCTAPMRDENQLHAAVVEIIALDRAEVKYSTVQNWYPGNKEGKGGVYNFVTKRGICRGESSKISWTQVETGSAITWKYPSCILMGDNSIGEFNSVALTNNHQQADTGTKMVHIGKNTKSTIISKGISAGVSDNSYRGLVKVLPGAVNSRNFSQCDSLLLGSTCGAHTFPYIEVGNKSSIVEHEATTSKIGEDQIFYCNQRGISTEDAIGMIVNGYAKEVLNKLPMEFAVEAQKLLAISLEGSVG from the coding sequence ATGGAAGAACAAGATAAGATTTTACACGAGGTAACCTCGCAAGAATATAAATTTGGATTCGTCTCGGATTTTGAGTCGGACTCCATTCCTAAAGGGCTGAGCGAAGATGTAATACGACTAATTTCGGCTAAGAAAAATGAGCCGGAATTCATGTTGAATTTTCGGTTGGATGCTTATCGAAAATGGTTGAAAATGCCAATGCCCGACTGGGCATATTTAAAAGTTCCGCCAATCGATTTTCAGGAGATCATTTATTATTCAGCTCCAAAGAAAAAACCACAGTACGAAAGCCTAGATGAAGTTGATCCTGATTTGATTGAAACCTTCAAAAAGTTAGGTATTCCTTTGGAAGAACAAAAAGTATTAGCAGGCGTTGCTGTTGATGCGGTAATCGACAGTGTTTCGGTAAAAACAACTTTTAAAGAAACATTGGCTGAAAAAGGAGTTATTTTTTGCTCATTTAGTGAAGCTGTGCAGGAACACCCTGACTTGGTTAAAAAATATTTGGGGATGTCCGTTCCTACTTCTGATAACTTCTTTGCAGCATTGAACTCAGCAGTGTTCTCTGATGGGTCATTCTGCTACATTCCAAAAGGAGTTCGCTGTCCGATGGAGCTTTCAACTTATTTCCGTATAAATGCTGCCGGAACCGGACAGTTTGAGCGTACGTTGATTATTGCTGAAGACGACAGCTATGTGAGCTACTTGGAAGGATGTACTGCACCAATGCGCGATGAGAACCAGCTTCATGCAGCAGTAGTTGAGATTATTGCACTTGACAGAGCTGAAGTGAAATACTCAACAGTACAAAACTGGTATCCGGGAAATAAAGAAGGTAAAGGCGGAGTTTACAACTTTGTAACCAAACGTGGCATTTGCCGTGGTGAGTCTTCAAAAATTAGCTGGACACAGGTAGAAACCGGTTCAGCTATCACTTGGAAATATCCTAGTTGTATTTTGATGGGCGATAATTCGATTGGCGAGTTTAACTCGGTTGCTTTAACCAACAACCATCAGCAAGCCGACACCGGAACCAAAATGGTACACATTGGTAAAAACACCAAAAGTACCATCATCTCTAAAGGTATTTCAGCTGGCGTTAGCGACAACTCTTATCGTGGTTTGGTAAAAGTTTTGCCCGGCGCTGTCAATTCACGAAATTTTAGTCAGTGCGACTCCTTACTCTTAGGTTCAACTTGTGGTGCACACACTTTTCCATACATCGAAGTGGGTAACAAATCATCCATTGTTGAACACGAGGCGACCACCTCAAAAATTGGCGAAGATCAAATTTTCTATTGCAACCAGCGAGGTATTTCAACGGAAGATGCCATTGGAATGATTGTAAATGGATATGCAAAAGAAGTACTAAATAAATTGCCAATGGAGTTTGCTGTTGAAGCACAGAAACTACTGGCTATCAGCCTCGAAGGAAGTGTTGGATAA
- a CDS encoding glycosyltransferase family 39 protein, which yields MKNQTIKLLILLGFVGVLTLHHFFGYLGHFGYDDLHYAKLANDLSNGIFNAEDHFSFRITLIGLTSLSYQIFGINDFASALPALLVTIGSLLFIFFILKKEKPAIITIGLALFSLSSWTLFYSDKLMPDSFVAFFSLSAVFFVYQFKFRKSSISSGWYAFAAAFSLFLGFNTKGTIILLLPLFMYFILTDLLHKRHFRFWIYFSLSTILLIGLYLAFWQIYAGQALVRFQSIFQNSYLNLCSYSEQPFLFTLKRISYEFVLLLIKQSMLVPFIFLFAMPRKLFNRRFFLQPDKASFFTGSAVVLLLSSNFMSISATSYSPMCLDPRHYLFLVPVAAIAAALALRGLFREEKAPLRLILITLVIFGISVLMKYEISWTLYFPLLIALLIWFVFNKSKWKTIRFSCLLLVALLIAPIKMVVYARKINFSKQERIVKEQLLSKTEPCIVITDHVQKNIAKYLTGFKDDSVCKFYTYSEFEPADTVSGVPVFLLKNWYTRYLSNVTKQNLPFYAQEKQAGEVVFEDSVLNIQLFRIEEFREPDVVFQSTNNFESANSVWSGFQKDEQHVYSGSFSSRVGEYSSTIAIKLDSLGLENLHQLIIESAFYINMIDDADPSIVISVEREEEHSLWKGISFKNQIKSFGNWMPVYINEQIDLDKIKSGSVLKIYIFNPEQAEMYLDDFAVKLMVLPD from the coding sequence GTGAAAAATCAAACTATAAAATTGCTGATATTACTTGGATTCGTGGGAGTTCTGACTTTACACCATTTTTTTGGTTACTTAGGACATTTCGGTTACGATGATTTGCATTACGCGAAACTGGCCAATGATTTGTCAAATGGCATTTTCAACGCTGAAGATCATTTTTCATTTCGAATTACTTTAATAGGACTGACGAGTTTGTCCTATCAGATTTTTGGAATTAATGATTTTGCTTCAGCACTTCCGGCATTGTTGGTAACAATTGGAAGCTTGCTGTTTATATTCTTCATTTTAAAGAAGGAGAAACCCGCAATTATTACAATCGGGCTGGCACTTTTTAGTTTGAGTTCGTGGACACTGTTTTATTCAGATAAATTGATGCCTGACTCATTTGTCGCATTTTTTTCTCTTTCGGCGGTCTTTTTTGTCTATCAATTTAAGTTCCGAAAAAGTAGTATTTCTTCGGGGTGGTATGCGTTTGCAGCTGCGTTTAGTTTGTTTTTGGGGTTTAACACCAAGGGAACCATCATCTTGCTTTTACCGCTGTTCATGTACTTTATCCTCACTGATCTGCTACATAAACGACATTTTAGGTTCTGGATTTATTTTTCATTATCAACAATATTACTTATCGGCTTGTACCTTGCTTTTTGGCAGATTTATGCCGGGCAAGCTCTTGTTCGGTTTCAGTCCATTTTTCAAAACAGTTACCTCAACTTGTGCAGTTACTCGGAACAACCTTTTCTATTTACTTTAAAGCGAATTTCATACGAATTTGTACTCTTGTTGATTAAGCAATCGATGCTTGTGCCGTTTATCTTTCTGTTTGCCATGCCCAGAAAGCTGTTCAATAGGCGATTTTTTTTACAGCCTGATAAGGCTAGTTTTTTTACTGGTTCAGCAGTTGTTTTACTGTTGTCTTCCAATTTTATGAGTATCTCAGCAACAAGTTACTCACCGATGTGTCTTGATCCGCGCCATTATTTATTTTTAGTTCCGGTTGCTGCTATTGCAGCTGCATTGGCGTTACGAGGATTATTTCGGGAGGAGAAAGCTCCTTTACGTTTAATTCTGATAACTTTGGTAATTTTTGGTATTTCTGTTTTGATGAAATATGAAATAAGTTGGACACTTTATTTTCCACTACTCATTGCTTTGTTGATTTGGTTTGTGTTCAATAAATCGAAATGGAAGACAATTCGATTTAGCTGTTTGTTGCTTGTTGCTTTATTGATCGCTCCAATAAAAATGGTTGTTTATGCCCGGAAGATAAACTTCAGCAAACAAGAAAGAATTGTTAAAGAGCAACTTCTATCCAAAACAGAACCTTGTATCGTCATTACAGATCACGTACAAAAAAATATCGCAAAATACCTTACTGGTTTTAAAGATGATTCTGTTTGTAAGTTTTATACCTATTCCGAATTTGAACCGGCTGATACGGTTTCAGGAGTTCCCGTTTTTTTATTGAAAAATTGGTACACCCGCTATTTGAGTAATGTGACAAAACAAAATTTGCCGTTCTATGCGCAAGAAAAGCAAGCGGGAGAAGTCGTTTTTGAAGATTCAGTTTTGAACATCCAGCTTTTTCGAATTGAAGAATTCAGGGAGCCTGATGTGGTCTTCCAGTCGACTAACAATTTTGAGTCAGCTAATTCTGTTTGGTCCGGTTTTCAGAAGGATGAACAACATGTTTATTCAGGCAGTTTTTCTTCCCGAGTTGGCGAATATTCATCAACGATAGCAATCAAGTTGGATTCTTTAGGTTTAGAAAATTTACATCAATTGATCATTGAATCAGCTTTCTACATCAATATGATTGATGATGCTGATCCATCTATCGTTATTTCGGTTGAACGAGAAGAAGAACACTCACTCTGGAAGGGAATTTCGTTTAAAAACCAGATCAAATCATTTGGTAATTGGATGCCTGTTTATATCAACGAGCAAATTGATTTGGATAAAATAAAGTCAGGTTCGGTGCTGAAGATTTATATTTTCAACCCGGAGCAAGCTGAAATGTACCTGGACGACTTCGCTGTTAAATTGATGGTTTTACCTGACTAG
- a CDS encoding phosphatase PAP2 family protein yields MAFIESIKQLDQSIFFFFNGMHNSFWDIVMSLLTKTGTWLLFYLTLIYFIVRKYKMKALVILILLALTIVISDQVSVFFKETVKRFRPTHEPAIQNLVHYVHSRGGLFGFFSSHATNSFAVAVFTARLFKNTRYQFLIYFWAILVSYTRIYLGVHYPFDILTGMLVGILIGHFIYKLLVIVENRFLLLKLPKLESTGLTNEESYIIMLVFSIFITTILLSASQLVRLQ; encoded by the coding sequence ATGGCATTTATCGAATCCATAAAACAACTTGATCAATCCATATTCTTTTTTTTCAATGGAATGCACAATTCGTTTTGGGATATTGTCATGTCACTGCTGACCAAAACCGGAACTTGGTTATTATTTTACCTTACGCTCATCTATTTCATTGTTCGCAAGTACAAAATGAAAGCGCTTGTAATCCTCATATTGCTCGCGCTTACAATTGTCATCAGCGATCAGGTATCCGTTTTCTTTAAGGAAACAGTTAAGCGGTTTCGCCCTACTCACGAACCTGCTATCCAGAATTTGGTGCACTATGTGCACAGCAGAGGCGGCTTATTTGGTTTTTTCTCATCGCACGCCACCAATTCGTTTGCAGTTGCTGTTTTTACGGCCCGGCTGTTCAAAAATACTCGTTACCAGTTTTTAATCTACTTTTGGGCTATTCTGGTGAGTTATACCCGCATCTATCTTGGTGTTCATTATCCTTTCGATATCCTGACAGGAATGTTGGTTGGCATTTTAATCGGTCATTTTATCTATAAGTTGCTCGTTATTGTCGAAAATCGGTTTTTACTGCTTAAACTCCCAAAATTGGAATCCACTGGACTCACCAACGAGGAAAGCTATATCATCATGCTGGTCTTTTCGATTTTCATTACTACGATATTATTGTCGGCAAGCCAGCTGGTCCGACTTCAATAA
- the thiL gene encoding thiamine-phosphate kinase: protein MDNTSAQTALSTLGEFGLIERLTKDIQLRQPSSMKGVGDDAAVLHFENQHTVVTTDLLTEGIHFNLMYVPLRHLGYKAVIVNLSDVFAMNATPTQITVSVAVSNKFSVEAVDELYAGIHMACEQYKVDLVGGDTTSSLTGLTISVTAIGVANKEDLVYRSGAQLNDLVCVSGDLGGAYMGLQLLERENEVFKVNPKEQPKLEGYDYILQRQLKPEARGDMVRALKNIGVKPTAMIDISDGLSSELIHICKASKVGCSVYEEKIPLDFQTRKFADELSINPLVSALNGGEDYELLFTISLTDHDRIKNDPDITIIGHIVEEKSGTNLVTGAGTAIPLQAQGWNPIGEEKK, encoded by the coding sequence ATGGATAATACAAGCGCACAAACAGCACTGTCGACATTAGGAGAATTTGGTTTAATTGAACGGTTAACGAAGGATATTCAGCTTCGGCAACCAAGCTCGATGAAAGGAGTTGGCGATGATGCTGCTGTTCTTCACTTTGAAAATCAACATACTGTCGTAACGACCGACTTGCTGACCGAAGGCATTCATTTTAATTTGATGTATGTGCCGTTGAGGCATTTAGGATACAAAGCGGTGATTGTGAATTTGTCTGACGTTTTTGCGATGAATGCTACGCCAACCCAAATTACGGTGTCGGTAGCTGTTTCCAATAAATTTTCGGTTGAGGCAGTGGATGAACTCTATGCCGGAATTCACATGGCTTGCGAGCAATATAAGGTTGACTTGGTTGGTGGCGATACGACCAGCTCGTTAACCGGATTAACCATTAGTGTAACCGCGATTGGTGTTGCCAATAAAGAGGATTTAGTATATCGGAGTGGGGCACAATTGAACGACTTGGTATGTGTGTCGGGTGATTTGGGTGGCGCTTACATGGGGCTGCAATTGCTGGAGCGCGAAAATGAGGTGTTTAAAGTGAACCCAAAAGAGCAACCCAAGCTCGAGGGTTATGACTATATTTTGCAACGCCAGTTGAAACCTGAAGCTCGTGGCGACATGGTTCGCGCATTGAAAAATATTGGAGTAAAGCCAACCGCCATGATTGATATTTCAGATGGTCTATCGTCGGAATTGATTCATATTTGCAAAGCATCAAAAGTTGGATGTAGTGTTTATGAGGAGAAAATTCCATTGGATTTTCAAACCCGGAAGTTTGCCGATGAGTTAAGTATCAATCCACTGGTTTCGGCGTTGAATGGTGGCGAAGATTACGAATTACTTTTTACGATTTCACTAACTGATCACGACCGGATCAAAAATGATCCTGACATTACCATTATTGGGCATATTGTTGAGGAAAAATCGGGCACCAACCTGGTAACGGGGGCTGGCACTGCTATTCCACTGCAAGCGCAAGGATGGAATCCGATTGGAGAAGAAAAGAAATAA
- the sufC gene encoding Fe-S cluster assembly ATPase SufC codes for MLTIKNLRVAVEGKEILKGINLEIKAGEVHAIMGPNGSGKSTLGNVLAGKEEYEVLEGEVTYEGEDLLERSAEDRARMGLFLGFQYPVEIPGVPMVNFIKTSVNEHRKYKGLEPLTAGEFLKLMREKKELVHLDSQLTNRSVNEGFSGGEKKKNEIFQMAMLEPKLAILDETDSGLDIDALKVVSDGVNALKDPSRSTIVITHYQRLLDYIVPNVVHVLYNGRIVKTAGKELALELEEKGYDWLKTENV; via the coding sequence ATGCTTACAATAAAGAATTTAAGAGTTGCTGTTGAAGGGAAAGAAATCCTGAAAGGAATCAACCTTGAAATTAAAGCTGGCGAAGTACATGCCATTATGGGCCCCAATGGTTCCGGGAAAAGTACTCTAGGTAATGTGCTGGCCGGAAAAGAAGAGTACGAAGTTTTAGAAGGAGAAGTAACATACGAAGGAGAAGACTTGTTAGAACGCTCGGCTGAAGACCGTGCCCGCATGGGATTGTTCTTGGGTTTTCAATATCCTGTTGAAATTCCGGGAGTACCAATGGTCAACTTTATAAAAACATCAGTTAACGAACACCGCAAGTATAAGGGTTTAGAGCCACTAACTGCGGGTGAGTTCCTGAAGCTAATGCGTGAAAAGAAAGAGCTGGTGCATCTTGATTCTCAGTTGACGAACCGCTCGGTAAACGAAGGATTCTCGGGTGGAGAGAAAAAGAAAAATGAGATTTTCCAAATGGCAATGCTAGAACCCAAATTAGCGATTTTGGACGAGACCGATTCCGGTTTGGATATTGATGCTTTGAAAGTTGTTTCAGACGGAGTTAATGCCTTGAAAGATCCTAGTCGTTCAACCATCGTTATTACTCACTACCAACGTTTGCTAGACTACATTGTACCCAACGTTGTTCATGTATTGTACAACGGGCGGATTGTAAAAACAGCCGGAAAAGAACTGGCGTTGGAGTTGGAAGAAAAAGGATACGATTGGCTTAAAACAGAAAATGTATGA
- a CDS encoding MBOAT family O-acyltransferase yields the protein MLFNSIEFVLFFPLVLILYWGIFNRYSGKLRNLFLLTASYLFYGWWDYRFLGLIILSSVVDYFCGISIFRADAQIRKRLFMGISLGANLGVLFFFKYYGFFAAELASLLEQFGYIVHPSTLNIILPVGISFYTFQTLSYTIDIYRKRLQPTHDAVAFFTFVAFFPQLVAGPIERAKHLLPQFAKRHQFNYKLASNGFRQLLWGFFAKVAVADSIAPIVDQIFANSETMSAAWLCLGAVLFSVQIYGDFSGYSNIAIGTASLLGFDLMHNFNSPYFSRNIREFWTRWHISLSTWFRDYVYIPLGGNRRSKIRQGLNVMTTFIISGLWHGSNWTFLVWGAIHGLLYLITKPFSIEKKDTPIRINQLPVIFLTFALVCFAFIFFRAENISQAFQFIARIIRIEDGISLNRIVETKHVLVGVFFSAILFCGEWIQRDKRHGLDIGSARPLVRYVAYYFVILSILFAFQTDRIFIYFQF from the coding sequence ATGCTTTTTAATTCGATTGAATTTGTACTTTTCTTCCCTCTTGTACTGATCCTTTATTGGGGAATTTTCAACCGTTATTCCGGAAAGCTTCGTAACTTGTTTCTCTTAACCGCTAGTTACCTGTTTTATGGTTGGTGGGATTATCGTTTCTTGGGTTTGATTATTCTGAGTTCAGTGGTCGATTATTTCTGCGGCATTTCTATTTTCAGAGCCGATGCTCAGATTCGGAAACGATTATTTATGGGAATAAGTCTGGGAGCTAATCTTGGCGTTTTATTCTTTTTTAAATATTACGGTTTTTTTGCTGCTGAGCTAGCCAGCTTATTGGAGCAGTTCGGGTATATTGTTCATCCTTCAACGCTAAATATTATTCTTCCGGTTGGCATTAGCTTTTATACTTTTCAAACACTCAGTTACACCATCGATATTTACCGTAAAAGGTTGCAGCCAACCCACGATGCGGTCGCTTTTTTTACTTTTGTGGCCTTTTTCCCTCAATTGGTTGCCGGCCCTATTGAGCGGGCAAAACATCTGCTGCCTCAATTTGCAAAGCGTCATCAATTTAATTATAAACTGGCCAGCAATGGTTTTCGTCAGCTATTATGGGGTTTCTTTGCCAAAGTGGCTGTGGCCGATAGTATAGCCCCGATAGTTGATCAGATTTTTGCTAACTCTGAAACGATGAGTGCCGCTTGGTTATGCTTGGGAGCTGTCCTTTTTTCAGTTCAGATTTATGGCGACTTTTCAGGCTATTCCAACATTGCTATTGGTACTGCTTCTTTGTTGGGCTTCGACTTAATGCATAACTTTAATTCACCCTATTTCTCTCGAAATATTCGAGAGTTCTGGACGCGTTGGCACATTAGCCTGTCAACCTGGTTTCGCGATTATGTGTACATTCCTTTGGGCGGAAATCGTCGTTCAAAAATTAGGCAGGGACTAAATGTGATGACAACCTTCATTATTAGCGGATTGTGGCATGGATCCAATTGGACTTTTCTTGTTTGGGGAGCGATACACGGACTACTCTATTTAATAACGAAGCCATTTTCAATAGAGAAAAAGGACACACCTATTAGAATCAATCAGTTGCCAGTTATTTTTCTAACTTTTGCTTTGGTATGTTTCGCTTTTATATTTTTCAGAGCCGAAAATATCAGCCAGGCTTTTCAATTTATTGCACGGATCATTCGTATCGAAGATGGAATTAGCTTAAATCGGATTGTTGAAACTAAACATGTTTTAGTTGGAGTTTTCTTTTCTGCCATCTTGTTTTGTGGAGAATGGATTCAGCGAGATAAAAGACATGGGCTCGATATCGGATCTGCAAGACCTTTGGTGCGATACGTGGCTTATTACTTTGTAATTTTATCGATATTATTTGCTTTTCAAACCGATCGAATTTTTATTTATTTCCAGTTTTAA
- the sufD gene encoding Fe-S cluster assembly protein SufD, whose protein sequence is MTLTAKKIALSEKYTELFYANQNKLDEGSSNLFNRMREIAFKRFEKAGIPGFKNENYKYTNLERVFGKSYRHIFEYEKVDVDLNEAFRCDVPQLDTHVVLLVNGWYYAKNQPLENLPKGVVVGSIKQTANETPELVESYLNHQAGLSDDPMAALNTAFAQDGFFMYVPDHVVLEKPVQVINIMRSKDPVFVTQRNLIVAGKNSQTKVVFCDHTMSDCDFLANNVTEVFVGDDAVVDVYTIQNQNNKANSVNSSFFKQGANSNLLTSVATLHGGLIRNNLKAEFAGEHAEANVYGISFTDKKQHVDNYTNIEHAQPNCLSNQVYKNVLDEDSVGAFTGRIHVVRDAQKTNAFQRNNNVLLTDSAQMNTKPQLIIDADDVKCSHGATIGQIDEDALFYLRARGIGENDARMMLMNAFAHEVVQKIRIEPLRDRIDELVEKRLKGELAKCHSCDKN, encoded by the coding sequence ATGACATTGACCGCAAAAAAGATAGCACTTAGCGAAAAATACACGGAGCTGTTTTATGCAAACCAAAATAAGTTGGATGAAGGTTCATCAAACTTGTTTAACCGAATGCGTGAAATTGCTTTCAAACGTTTTGAAAAAGCCGGAATTCCCGGATTCAAAAACGAAAACTACAAATACACCAACCTAGAACGAGTATTTGGTAAAAGTTATCGACATATTTTCGAATACGAGAAAGTCGATGTAGACCTGAATGAAGCGTTTCGTTGCGATGTTCCTCAACTGGATACGCACGTTGTGCTTTTAGTAAACGGATGGTATTACGCTAAAAATCAGCCTCTGGAAAACTTACCCAAAGGCGTGGTGGTTGGCAGCATTAAACAGACCGCCAACGAAACACCCGAATTGGTAGAAAGCTACCTAAACCATCAGGCAGGTTTATCTGACGATCCGATGGCAGCATTAAACACAGCTTTTGCACAAGATGGATTCTTCATGTACGTACCCGATCATGTTGTTCTCGAGAAGCCGGTTCAGGTCATCAACATTATGCGATCCAAAGATCCTGTTTTTGTTACGCAGCGAAATTTGATTGTTGCCGGGAAAAATAGCCAGACCAAAGTCGTTTTCTGTGATCACACCATGAGTGATTGTGATTTTTTGGCCAACAATGTTACGGAAGTATTTGTCGGAGATGATGCAGTTGTTGACGTTTACACCATTCAGAACCAGAACAACAAAGCGAACTCGGTCAACTCTTCGTTTTTCAAGCAAGGAGCAAATTCAAACTTGTTAACGAGTGTTGCAACCCTGCATGGAGGTTTGATCCGCAACAACCTGAAAGCTGAATTTGCAGGAGAGCATGCAGAAGCCAACGTTTATGGCATCTCGTTTACCGATAAAAAACAGCATGTTGATAATTACACCAACATTGAACATGCTCAGCCAAATTGCTTGAGCAATCAGGTATATAAAAATGTGTTGGATGAAGATTCTGTTGGAGCTTTCACCGGACGGATTCATGTGGTTCGCGATGCGCAAAAGACCAATGCGTTTCAGCGAAACAATAATGTGTTGCTAACCGACTCGGCTCAAATGAACACAAAACCTCAGCTGATTATTGATGCTGATGATGTGAAATGTAGCCATGGTGCGACTATCGGACAAATTGATGAAGATGCTTTGTTTTACCTGCGCGCCCGGGGAATCGGTGAAAACGATGCTCGAATGATGTTGATGAACGCCTTTGCACACGAAGTGGTGCAAAAGATACGCATCGAACCACTTCGCGATCGTATTGACGAACTGGTTGAAAAACGACTAAAAGGTGAATTGGCGAAATGCCACTCTTGCGATAAAAATTAA
- a CDS encoding cysteine desulfurase, with translation MTLDIAKIRKDFPILDQKVYNKSLIYFDSAASSQKPLCVLKKEEQLHVEYYGNIHRGAHYLADQATNDYEAVRDDVKDFIHAESREEIIFTKGTTESINLVAFSFGEAFISKGDEIVITEMEHHANIVPWQMMAERKGAKIVKLPFADDGRLEIEKLDELISDKTKLIAVAHVSNTLGTINPVKKIISKAHAKKIKVLVDGAQAMSHLKVDVQELDADFYVFSAHKIYGPNGVGIMYGKKELLNKMPPYQGGGEMISEVTFEKTTYNELPYKFEAGTPHITGVIAFGEAIRYLQYLNIEEVATYEHQLLNYATDKLLEIPGMQIYGTQKEKSGAITFNIEGIHPFDLGTMLDKMGIAVRTGRLCADPVMDHYQQTAMIRISFAVYNTLEEIDRFIEALKKLVTMLG, from the coding sequence ATGACACTCGATATTGCCAAGATTCGGAAAGATTTTCCTATACTCGACCAAAAGGTTTACAATAAATCTCTGATTTATTTCGACAGCGCAGCATCCTCACAAAAACCCTTGTGTGTTCTGAAAAAAGAGGAACAGCTGCATGTCGAGTATTATGGTAATATTCATCGGGGAGCCCATTATTTAGCCGACCAGGCAACCAACGATTATGAAGCTGTTCGCGACGATGTAAAAGATTTTATTCATGCAGAATCCAGAGAAGAGATTATTTTCACCAAAGGAACAACTGAAAGCATTAACTTGGTTGCTTTTTCGTTTGGCGAAGCATTTATAAGCAAAGGAGACGAGATTGTTATTACCGAAATGGAGCATCATGCCAATATTGTTCCGTGGCAAATGATGGCTGAACGCAAAGGAGCCAAAATTGTGAAATTACCTTTTGCAGATGATGGCCGGTTGGAGATTGAGAAACTAGACGAACTGATCAGCGACAAAACGAAACTGATCGCAGTTGCTCATGTGTCAAACACACTGGGTACAATCAATCCTGTGAAAAAGATCATCAGCAAAGCCCATGCAAAGAAAATAAAAGTATTGGTTGATGGCGCACAAGCAATGTCTCATCTTAAAGTTGATGTGCAGGAGCTGGATGCTGATTTTTATGTTTTCTCGGCACACAAAATTTATGGTCCCAATGGCGTTGGCATAATGTATGGCAAAAAGGAACTGCTCAACAAAATGCCGCCCTACCAAGGTGGAGGAGAAATGATTTCGGAAGTGACCTTTGAAAAAACAACATACAACGAACTTCCGTATAAGTTTGAGGCCGGGACTCCGCACATTACCGGAGTAATTGCTTTTGGAGAAGCCATTCGGTATTTGCAGTACCTCAATATTGAAGAGGTTGCCACTTACGAACATCAATTGCTGAACTATGCCACTGACAAGTTACTTGAAATTCCTGGCATGCAGATTTACGGCACCCAAAAAGAAAAGTCAGGTGCAATTACCTTCAATATTGAAGGGATCCATCCATTCGACTTGGGAACCATGCTGGATAAAATGGGCATTGCCGTGCGTACCGGCCGACTGTGTGCTGACCCGGTGATGGACCACTACCAACAGACAGCCATGATCCGGATTTCATTTGCTGTTTACAATACCCTCGAAGAAATTGACCGATTTATTGAGGCTCTGAAGAAGTTAGTGACCATGTTGGGATAG